Proteins found in one Pseudomonas mosselii genomic segment:
- a CDS encoding deaminase domain-containing protein, which yields MFRRSHLNAAEKAKILALTPADVIVVSELSGPQDIATSLNDHFDQAFGVDALYPRMLMDLELETALETALGSEHARLYLNRFLGRERSQPANHNDCALFYGTLAGQLIKVADTGRFPELLPDSHLDTPYAVASFAQALWHTYPRLTRAVTYLAATLLLRGKLSVKPLRPQQPRLELDEHLDLPILATHLFKATPGQHLFEKLLNELQAAFFYQGLHYRFATARERKTDKPVNQYGRITLDGSALNAPAGQVLDALLGAITFDRLGQRLAAAVQWDSTPANAPAYRALVEQTLIDALYPATKYRPGHILDFALFNAHNKYQHLSEIRLDLINSLHSHLGGVPAMAELAAELLLRRFAPELLIDDAPDDYLYDHDVRWANLRQGAYLLLAQRKPVTFAAAEQATDLPDKQATPAFEGALAATVAEWVQLQGLLKQPPPWSKAQWQLAYDHYLTAWDRESLRDVPDRFELARHELRQAGIDPQGSNVDNQLHVNAYLDHGAGYRHSQLPDATARYDHEFQAWRQRARMIYADAMQRLLRHLPQTDQDRLKNSDWHCHAVTWPTYIGPIKGSVPSYGDSPIADWRMEIGTQGIIVHLYGDTVDTFYELFPEKLTWRRHVVTRTQRERWIETLPLDYTDYNETTIPWQVAPWPTIVELGKAPIEHRLEVLIRYYAESIALGNCDALYGICKGTTSHEQFLAEQRKDSIGRYLFKLLSNLVPGLSCFGVRNGTEALGCGLDVLGTAGSAFVLGGRLIKPLARLHGAAGKNAKALRLGMLRAARHWKGQPLPTRLHRRGAGPSDWPGGTDARTRASLAAAIPQQKLLPGHKPNAIRLLLGEGDDITRAWEKASNPVVYPVFIIRDPDHVDAIINGVPYRHRIGQPAGVAERVRNTPLLWAQDPVRQAPPYPDAPAQGIALQLAPPANQAGTPAYGQQVSHAFETIRIEPQPITYRANGAHGDSVAQVMVRENRLVQYTQEIIPGRGRQPASSRRALTPLSDDEADAMGLLNPPHYYEDGVLGYPVSEHWFGLPADMTVDQVALFSGHCPPVRLGRLIRGLADRRTLRGARVQYLDSDWLLVEADTGVFYGAPFDFEAWQRSQTAALRQGTLTPSQYPIPAQDTRLTFTRVTDLNAIAQYLDVSETYRIVATRPNLQQDIDNLAGLLRDWVRHNRRSNPPSAPTALQSALDQLEEAQYPEFARNILTSSRAQDQLAGFSLNDVTGLNKMIIPEFHNLASFDAVEQLHVNGVLNLLLPASGARSAYTPLSVAQMLTDGGMRQLRQHLSGANFAFATVTLRDGSRRVYFALSGGRAKRGIGLHPPAPGQQPPIDYIDARARMQGLDPDPRFTHLPVLRRANWLIIKNHWRHLDSERLVASTINQDLLARSDEIASIKVFTLMDTCRSCGGFVLPRLRLDYPNADFSVSWLLPYSNY from the coding sequence ATGTTTCGCCGCTCTCATCTCAACGCCGCCGAAAAGGCAAAAATCCTCGCCCTGACTCCCGCCGATGTCATCGTCGTAAGCGAGCTCTCCGGACCTCAGGACATCGCCACCTCGCTTAACGACCATTTCGACCAAGCCTTCGGCGTGGACGCTCTCTATCCGAGAATGCTCATGGATCTGGAGCTCGAGACAGCCCTGGAGACAGCGCTGGGTAGCGAGCACGCCAGGCTGTACCTTAATCGCTTTCTGGGACGCGAGCGCTCTCAGCCAGCGAACCACAACGACTGTGCACTCTTCTACGGCACCTTGGCCGGGCAACTGATCAAGGTTGCCGACACCGGCAGATTTCCTGAGCTGCTACCTGACTCACACCTTGACACACCTTACGCAGTCGCCAGCTTCGCCCAGGCGCTCTGGCACACCTATCCACGCCTGACACGCGCCGTCACCTACCTTGCGGCAACGCTGTTACTCCGCGGCAAACTGAGCGTGAAGCCCCTGCGCCCGCAGCAGCCCAGACTGGAACTCGACGAGCACCTTGACCTTCCCATCCTGGCCACTCACCTGTTCAAAGCGACACCCGGTCAGCATCTCTTCGAGAAACTGCTCAATGAACTGCAGGCCGCATTCTTTTACCAAGGCTTGCACTATCGTTTCGCCACTGCGCGGGAGCGCAAGACAGACAAGCCGGTCAACCAGTATGGGCGCATCACGCTGGATGGCTCCGCCCTGAACGCCCCGGCAGGCCAGGTACTGGATGCCTTGCTGGGCGCTATCACCTTCGACCGCCTGGGCCAACGCCTGGCGGCAGCAGTGCAGTGGGACAGCACGCCGGCAAACGCCCCCGCGTACCGCGCCCTGGTCGAACAGACCTTGATCGATGCACTCTATCCTGCGACCAAGTACCGTCCAGGCCATATCCTCGATTTCGCGCTGTTCAACGCACACAACAAATACCAGCATTTGAGCGAAATTCGCCTCGACCTGATCAACAGCCTGCACAGTCATCTTGGCGGCGTGCCCGCCATGGCAGAACTGGCTGCCGAACTGCTGTTACGCCGCTTCGCACCTGAGCTGCTTATCGACGACGCTCCCGACGACTATCTCTACGATCACGATGTGCGCTGGGCCAACCTGCGCCAAGGTGCCTATCTGCTGCTGGCCCAGCGCAAGCCCGTGACCTTCGCCGCTGCAGAACAAGCTACCGACCTGCCCGACAAGCAGGCTACCCCGGCGTTCGAGGGGGCCTTGGCAGCGACCGTCGCCGAGTGGGTTCAGTTGCAGGGCCTGCTCAAGCAACCTCCACCCTGGTCTAAAGCACAATGGCAACTGGCCTATGACCATTACCTCACCGCCTGGGACCGGGAGAGCCTTCGCGATGTCCCTGATCGCTTCGAGCTGGCTCGGCATGAGCTGCGCCAGGCAGGCATCGATCCGCAGGGCAGCAACGTGGACAACCAACTGCACGTCAATGCCTACCTGGATCACGGAGCAGGCTATCGGCACAGCCAACTGCCGGACGCCACGGCACGTTACGACCACGAGTTCCAGGCATGGCGCCAACGTGCCCGGATGATCTACGCCGATGCAATGCAGCGCTTATTGCGCCATCTGCCCCAAACAGACCAGGACCGACTGAAGAACAGTGATTGGCATTGCCATGCCGTCACATGGCCGACGTACATAGGCCCTATCAAAGGCAGCGTTCCCAGCTACGGAGACTCACCCATCGCGGACTGGAGAATGGAAATCGGCACCCAAGGCATCATCGTCCATCTCTACGGCGACACTGTCGACACCTTCTATGAGCTGTTTCCAGAGAAGCTGACCTGGCGTCGCCATGTCGTTACCAGGACACAACGCGAACGATGGATCGAGACCCTGCCTCTGGACTACACCGACTACAACGAAACCACTATTCCCTGGCAGGTCGCGCCATGGCCAACAATTGTGGAATTGGGCAAAGCGCCGATTGAACATCGCCTGGAAGTATTGATCCGCTATTACGCAGAATCCATCGCTTTGGGCAACTGCGACGCACTGTATGGCATCTGCAAAGGTACGACATCACACGAACAGTTCCTCGCCGAACAGCGCAAGGACAGTATCGGACGCTACCTGTTCAAGCTGCTGTCCAACCTGGTGCCCGGGCTAAGCTGCTTCGGCGTGCGCAATGGTACAGAAGCATTGGGCTGCGGCCTGGACGTACTTGGCACCGCGGGCAGTGCCTTCGTCTTGGGCGGACGCCTCATCAAACCCCTGGCGCGGCTCCATGGCGCAGCTGGCAAAAACGCCAAGGCCCTGCGCCTTGGCATGTTGCGAGCCGCCAGGCACTGGAAGGGCCAGCCACTGCCCACCAGGCTGCATCGCCGCGGCGCAGGCCCCAGCGACTGGCCGGGCGGCACCGACGCACGCACACGGGCCAGCCTCGCCGCAGCGATTCCCCAGCAAAAGCTGCTGCCCGGCCACAAGCCCAATGCCATCAGACTGCTGCTGGGCGAGGGCGACGATATCACCAGAGCGTGGGAAAAAGCCTCCAACCCGGTCGTCTACCCGGTGTTCATCATCCGCGACCCAGACCATGTCGACGCGATCATCAACGGAGTCCCCTATCGCCACCGCATCGGTCAGCCTGCCGGCGTGGCCGAGCGTGTGCGCAATACGCCCCTGCTGTGGGCACAAGACCCTGTACGCCAAGCACCGCCCTATCCGGATGCTCCCGCACAGGGTATCGCGCTTCAGCTGGCGCCACCCGCCAACCAGGCCGGCACGCCCGCCTACGGCCAACAAGTGAGCCACGCCTTCGAGACCATCCGTATCGAACCGCAGCCGATCACCTACCGCGCCAACGGCGCACACGGCGACAGCGTGGCGCAGGTCATGGTGCGCGAGAATCGCCTGGTGCAATACACGCAGGAAATCATTCCCGGCAGAGGACGCCAACCTGCCAGCAGTCGAAGGGCCCTCACCCCCCTGAGCGACGACGAGGCCGATGCCATGGGCCTGCTTAATCCGCCGCACTACTACGAGGACGGCGTACTGGGTTACCCGGTAAGCGAACACTGGTTCGGCCTGCCGGCCGACATGACAGTCGATCAGGTCGCGCTGTTCAGCGGCCACTGCCCACCGGTCCGGCTAGGCCGGTTGATCCGAGGCCTTGCCGACCGTCGCACCTTGCGCGGTGCGCGCGTGCAGTACCTGGACAGCGACTGGTTGTTGGTCGAAGCCGATACCGGCGTATTCTACGGCGCCCCGTTCGACTTCGAAGCCTGGCAGCGCAGCCAGACCGCCGCCTTGCGCCAGGGCACGCTGACCCCCAGCCAGTACCCCATCCCGGCACAGGACACCCGCCTGACCTTTACCCGAGTCACCGACTTGAACGCCATCGCCCAATACCTCGATGTCAGCGAAACCTATCGCATCGTGGCCACCAGGCCGAACCTGCAACAGGACATCGACAACCTCGCCGGCCTGCTGCGCGACTGGGTACGCCACAATCGACGCAGCAATCCACCCAGCGCACCGACCGCCCTGCAGAGCGCACTCGACCAGCTGGAAGAGGCGCAATACCCGGAATTTGCCCGCAACATCCTGACCTCGTCCCGGGCGCAGGATCAACTGGCCGGTTTTTCGCTGAACGATGTAACGGGACTGAACAAAATGATCATCCCCGAATTTCATAACCTGGCCAGCTTCGATGCCGTGGAGCAATTGCATGTCAACGGCGTGCTCAACCTGCTGCTACCCGCCTCGGGCGCACGCAGCGCCTACACCCCACTGAGCGTTGCCCAGATGCTGACCGACGGTGGCATGAGGCAATTGCGCCAACACCTGTCGGGGGCCAATTTCGCTTTTGCCACCGTCACCTTGAGGGACGGCAGCCGCCGCGTGTACTTCGCGTTGTCCGGTGGCCGGGCGAAACGGGGGATCGGTCTCCATCCTCCCGCGCCGGGCCAACAGCCGCCCATCGACTACATTGACGCCCGCGCCCGCATGCAGGGACTGGACCCGGATCCACGCTTCACCCACCTCCCCGTCCTGCGCCGCGCCAACTGGCTGATCATCAAGAACCACTGGCGCCATCTGGATTCCGAGCGCCTGGTCGCCTCGACGATCAACCAGGACTTGCTCGCCCGCAGTGACGAGATCGCCAGCATCAAGGTCTTCACCCTGATGGATACCTGCCGCTCGTGCGGCGGCTTCGTACTGCCGCGCCTGCGTCTTGACTATCCGAACGCTGATTTCAGCGTCAGTTGGCTGTTGCCATACAGCAACTACTGA
- a CDS encoding LysR substrate-binding domain-containing protein, whose product MNYRHLTPSMSLLLAFEAAARHESYTRAAAELSLTQSAVSRQVQALEQQLGLTLFRREGRQVQLTDVGRLYQRELSEALGRIRSATLQALAYQSGVGTLRLATLPTFGSKWLLPRLHAFYSAHPGMLVHIHSRIEAINFDTSEIDAAIGVATHDLPGLVCHRLHAEELVVILPPEAKVDGHWNPQRMSEEVLLNVANNPHAWGEWFSHHALPHRTMRLGPSFELTSHLIQAVRAGIGIGLVPRILVQEELASGELFSPGTPFASQRSYYLIYPPRNEALPSLRAFRGWLLEQI is encoded by the coding sequence ATGAATTACCGCCACCTCACGCCGTCCATGTCGCTGCTGCTGGCCTTTGAGGCGGCCGCGCGGCATGAAAGCTATACCCGCGCCGCCGCCGAGCTTTCGCTGACCCAGAGCGCGGTGAGCCGCCAGGTGCAGGCGCTGGAGCAACAGTTGGGGCTCACCCTGTTCCGTCGCGAGGGGCGCCAGGTGCAGCTGACCGATGTCGGCCGCCTGTACCAGCGCGAGCTCAGCGAGGCCCTCGGCCGAATCCGCAGCGCCACCTTGCAGGCCCTGGCCTACCAGTCCGGGGTCGGCACCCTGCGCCTGGCGACCCTGCCGACCTTCGGCTCGAAATGGCTGCTGCCGCGCCTGCATGCGTTCTACAGCGCCCACCCCGGCATGCTGGTACACATTCATTCCCGTATCGAAGCCATCAACTTCGACACCAGCGAGATCGACGCGGCCATCGGCGTGGCCACCCACGACCTGCCCGGACTGGTCTGCCATCGCCTGCACGCCGAGGAACTGGTGGTGATCCTGCCACCCGAAGCCAAGGTGGACGGGCATTGGAACCCGCAAAGGATGAGCGAGGAGGTACTGCTCAACGTCGCCAACAACCCCCATGCCTGGGGAGAGTGGTTTTCCCACCATGCCCTGCCCCACCGGACGATGCGCCTTGGGCCAAGTTTCGAGCTGACCTCGCATTTGATTCAAGCGGTTCGGGCAGGCATAGGCATTGGCCTGGTGCCCAGAATCCTGGTGCAGGAGGAACTGGCCAGCGGCGAACTTTTCAGCCCGGGCACACCGTTTGCCAGCCAACGCAGCTACTACCTGATCTATCCGCCCAGGAATGAGGCATTGCCTTCGCTGCGGGCGTTTCGCGGCTGGTTGCTCGAACAAATCTGA
- a CDS encoding amino acid permease, translating to MSGHNSQSGELKRGLKNRHIQLIALGGAIGTGLFLGSAGVMKSAGPSMILGYAICGFIAFMIMRQLGEMIVEEPVAGSFSHFAHKYWGGFAGFLSGWNCWVLYILVGMSELSAVGKYVHYWWPEIPTWVTAAAFFLLINAINLMNVKFFGEAEFWFAIIKVAAIVGMIGLGAYLLTSGSGGPEASVTNLWAHGGFFPHGVSGLVMALAFIMFSFGGLEMLGFTAAEADKPKTVIPKAINQVIYRILIFYVGALVVLLSLTPWDSLVASIDASGGSYGSSPFVQVFSLLGSDVAAHLLNFVVLTAALSVYNSGTYCNARMLLGMAEQGDAPAALAKVDRRGVPVRSILVSAAVTLIAVLLNYLMPQNALELLMSLVVATLVINWAMISYSHLKFRQHLNRTGQKPLFKALWYPYGNYLVLAFVVLILGIMLQIPGIQVSVYAMPVWLVVMYVAYQLKSKRGSQANGAAGSIAK from the coding sequence ATGAGTGGACATAATTCACAGTCTGGCGAGCTCAAGCGTGGCTTGAAGAACCGCCATATCCAACTGATCGCCCTGGGTGGCGCGATCGGCACCGGATTGTTCCTGGGCTCGGCCGGCGTGATGAAGTCCGCCGGTCCGTCGATGATCCTCGGCTATGCGATCTGCGGCTTCATCGCCTTCATGATCATGCGCCAGCTCGGCGAGATGATCGTCGAAGAGCCGGTGGCCGGCTCGTTCAGCCACTTTGCACACAAGTACTGGGGTGGTTTCGCCGGCTTCTTGTCGGGCTGGAACTGCTGGGTGCTGTACATCCTGGTGGGCATGTCGGAGCTGTCGGCAGTGGGCAAGTACGTCCATTACTGGTGGCCGGAGATCCCGACCTGGGTGACCGCGGCGGCGTTCTTCCTGCTGATCAACGCCATCAACCTGATGAACGTGAAGTTCTTCGGCGAGGCCGAGTTCTGGTTCGCGATCATCAAGGTCGCCGCTATCGTCGGCATGATCGGCCTCGGCGCCTACCTGCTGACCAGTGGCAGTGGCGGCCCGGAAGCGTCGGTGACCAACCTGTGGGCCCATGGCGGCTTCTTCCCGCATGGCGTCAGCGGCCTGGTGATGGCCCTGGCCTTCATCATGTTCTCCTTCGGTGGCCTGGAAATGCTCGGCTTCACCGCAGCCGAGGCCGACAAGCCGAAGACCGTGATCCCCAAGGCGATCAACCAGGTCATCTACCGCATCCTGATTTTCTACGTGGGCGCCCTGGTGGTGCTGCTGTCGCTGACCCCGTGGGACAGCCTGGTGGCGAGCATCGACGCTTCCGGCGGCAGCTACGGCAGCAGCCCGTTCGTCCAGGTCTTCTCGCTGCTGGGTAGCGACGTGGCCGCGCACCTGCTGAACTTCGTGGTCCTGACCGCGGCGCTGTCGGTGTACAACAGCGGCACCTACTGCAATGCCCGCATGCTGCTGGGCATGGCCGAGCAGGGCGATGCCCCGGCGGCGCTGGCCAAGGTCGACCGTCGCGGCGTGCCGGTACGCTCGATCCTGGTGTCGGCGGCCGTGACCCTGATCGCGGTGCTGCTCAACTACCTGATGCCGCAGAATGCCCTGGAGCTGCTGATGTCGCTGGTGGTGGCGACCCTGGTGATCAACTGGGCGATGATCAGCTACTCGCACCTGAAGTTCCGCCAGCACCTCAACCGCACCGGCCAGAAGCCGCTGTTCAAGGCGCTGTGGTACCCGTACGGCAACTACCTGGTGCTGGCCTTCGTGGTGCTGATCCTCGGCATCATGCTGCAGATCCCGGGCATCCAGGTATCGGTGTACGCCATGCCGGTATGGCTGGTGGTGATGTATGTGGCCTACCAACTGAAGAGCAAGCGTGGCTCCCAGGCCAATGGCGCTGCTGGCAGCATCGCCAAGTAA
- a CDS encoding MFS transporter produces the protein MLEQRPSSLRTTAQVVAIVIFTFIGYLNIGIPLAVLPSYVHNDLGFSAVVAGLVISVQYLATLLSRPTASRIIDNLGSKRAVMWGLAGCGLSGVFMLACHFLTPWPWLSLACLLVGRLVLGSAESLVGSGSIGWGIGRVGSQNTAKVISWNGIASYGALAIGAPLGVLMAKSLGLWSIGASIILLGVLGLLLAWPKRAAPVVAGVRLPFMRVLGKVFPHGSGLALGSIGFGTIATFITLFYASRDWPNAALTLSLFGASFICARLLFGNLINRIGGFRVAIACLSIETLGLLMLWLASSAEMALAGAALSGFGFSLVFPALGVEAVNQVSPANRGAAVGAYSLFIDLSLGITGPLVGAVAAGFGFASMFLFAAAAAGCGLLLSCYLYRQARLQRER, from the coding sequence ATGCTTGAGCAGCGCCCCTCCTCCCTCAGGACCACCGCCCAGGTCGTCGCCATTGTCATCTTCACCTTCATCGGCTACCTGAACATCGGCATCCCGCTGGCTGTACTGCCCAGCTACGTGCACAACGACCTTGGCTTCAGCGCCGTGGTTGCCGGCCTGGTCATCAGCGTGCAGTACCTGGCCACCCTGCTCAGCCGCCCCACTGCGAGCCGCATCATCGACAACCTGGGTAGCAAGCGGGCCGTGATGTGGGGCCTGGCCGGCTGTGGCCTGAGCGGAGTGTTCATGCTGGCCTGCCACTTCCTCACACCCTGGCCCTGGCTGAGCCTTGCCTGCTTGCTGGTCGGACGCCTGGTGCTGGGTAGCGCCGAAAGCCTGGTGGGCTCGGGCTCGATCGGCTGGGGCATCGGCCGGGTCGGCTCGCAGAATACCGCCAAGGTGATTTCCTGGAACGGCATCGCCAGCTATGGCGCCCTGGCGATCGGTGCACCCCTGGGAGTCCTGATGGCCAAGAGCCTTGGCCTGTGGAGTATCGGCGCCAGCATCATCCTGCTCGGCGTGCTCGGCCTGCTGCTGGCCTGGCCCAAGCGCGCCGCGCCGGTGGTCGCCGGCGTGCGCCTGCCGTTCATGCGAGTGCTGGGCAAGGTGTTCCCCCATGGTTCGGGGCTGGCCCTGGGTTCGATCGGCTTCGGCACCATCGCCACCTTCATCACGCTGTTCTATGCCAGCCGTGACTGGCCCAATGCCGCGCTGACCCTGAGCCTGTTCGGTGCCAGCTTCATCTGCGCGCGCCTGCTTTTCGGCAACCTGATCAATCGCATCGGCGGCTTCCGCGTGGCGATCGCCTGCCTGTCGATTGAGACCCTGGGGTTGCTGATGCTGTGGCTCGCCTCCAGCGCCGAGATGGCCCTGGCCGGTGCGGCGCTGAGCGGTTTCGGATTCTCACTGGTATTTCCCGCGTTAGGGGTGGAAGCCGTGAACCAGGTGTCGCCAGCCAACCGCGGCGCGGCGGTGGGGGCCTATTCCCTGTTCATCGACCTGTCGCTGGGGATCACCGGGCCGCTGGTGGGCGCAGTGGCGGCGGGGTTCGGATTTGCCTCGATGTTCCTGTTCGCGGCGGCAGCAGCGGGATGCGGGTTGTTGTTGAGTTGTTATCTGTACCGACAAGCTCGACTGCAACGGGAGCGATAA
- the ydiJ gene encoding D-2-hydroxyglutarate dehydrogenase YdiJ yields the protein MIAQLPPRAPAAHYPEFLEALKSSGFRGQISADYGTRTVLATDNSIYQRLPQAAVFPLDADDVARVATLMAEPRFRDIKLTPRGGGTGTNGQSLTDGIVVDLSRHMNSILEINVEQRWVRVQAGVVKDQLNAALKPHGLFFAPELSTSNRATVGGMINTDASGQGSCTYGKTRDHVLELHSVLLGGERLHSLPIDDATLEQACAAPGRVGEVYRMAREIQQTQAGLIESTFPKLNRCLTGYDLAHLRDEQGRFNLNSVLCGAEGSLGYVVEAKLNVLPIPKYAVLVNVRYTSFMDALRDANALMAHKPLSIETVDSKVLMLAMKDIVWHSVAEYFPADAERPTLGINLVEFCGDEPAEVNARVEAFVAHLQRDTSVERLGHTLAEGAEAVTRVYTMRKRSVGLLGNVEGEVRPQPFVEDTAVPPEQLADYIADFRALLDGYGLAYGMFGHVDAGVLHVRPALDMKDPAQAALVKPISDAVAALTQRYGGLLWGEHGKGLRSEYVPEYFGELYPALQRLKGAFDPHNQLNPGKICTPPDSAEGLTPVDGVTLRGDLDRSIDERVWQSFGSAVHCNGNGACYNYDPNDAMCPSWKATRERQHSPKGRASLIREWLRLQGEANIDVLAAAQRKGAWFMGLPARLRNSRARQQGQEDFSHEVYDAMAGCLACKSCAGQCPIKVNVPDFRSRFLELYHGRYQRPLRDYLIGSLEFTIPYLAHAPGLYNAVMGSKWVSRLLADKVGMVDSPLISRFNFQATLTRCRVQVASVPALRELTPAQRERSIVLVQDAFTRYFETPLLASFIELAHRLGHKVFLAPYSANGKPLHVQGFLGAFAKAALRNATQLKALADCGVPLVGLDPAMTLVYRQEYQKVDGVECPSVLLPQEWLMNVLPEQAPAKGDSFRLMAHCTEKTNVPASTKQWEQVFARLGLKLVTEVTGCCGMSGTYGHEARNQETSKTIFEQSWATKLDKQGEALATGYSCRSQVKRMTEKQLRHPLEVVLQYAQR from the coding sequence ATGATCGCCCAGCTGCCGCCCCGTGCGCCCGCCGCCCACTATCCCGAGTTTCTCGAAGCCCTCAAGAGCAGTGGCTTCCGTGGCCAGATCAGTGCCGACTACGGCACCCGCACCGTGCTGGCCACCGACAACTCCATCTACCAGCGCCTGCCCCAGGCGGCGGTGTTCCCATTGGATGCCGACGATGTGGCGCGGGTCGCCACGCTCATGGCCGAGCCGCGCTTTCGCGATATCAAGCTGACCCCGCGTGGCGGTGGCACCGGCACCAACGGCCAGTCGCTGACCGACGGCATCGTCGTCGACCTGTCGCGGCACATGAACAGCATTCTCGAGATCAACGTCGAGCAGCGCTGGGTGCGGGTCCAGGCGGGCGTCGTCAAGGACCAGCTCAACGCCGCGCTCAAGCCCCATGGGCTGTTCTTCGCGCCAGAGTTGTCGACCTCCAACCGCGCCACCGTCGGCGGCATGATCAACACCGACGCCAGCGGCCAGGGCAGTTGCACCTATGGCAAGACCCGCGACCACGTGCTCGAGCTGCACAGTGTGCTGCTCGGTGGCGAGCGTCTGCACAGCCTGCCGATCGACGACGCGACGCTGGAGCAGGCCTGCGCCGCGCCCGGCCGGGTCGGCGAGGTGTACCGCATGGCCCGCGAGATCCAGCAAACCCAGGCCGGGCTGATCGAAAGCACCTTCCCCAAGCTCAACCGCTGCCTGACCGGCTACGACCTGGCGCACCTGCGCGACGAGCAGGGTCGCTTCAACCTCAACAGCGTACTGTGCGGCGCCGAAGGCTCGCTGGGCTATGTGGTCGAGGCCAAGCTCAATGTGCTGCCGATCCCGAAGTACGCGGTGCTGGTCAACGTGCGCTACACCAGCTTCATGGACGCCCTGCGCGACGCCAATGCGCTGATGGCGCACAAGCCGCTGTCGATCGAGACCGTTGACTCCAAGGTGCTGATGCTGGCGATGAAGGACATCGTCTGGCACAGCGTCGCCGAGTATTTCCCGGCCGACGCCGAGCGCCCGACGCTGGGTATCAACCTGGTGGAGTTCTGTGGCGACGAGCCGGCCGAGGTCAATGCCCGGGTCGAGGCGTTCGTTGCCCACCTGCAGCGCGACACCAGCGTCGAGCGCCTGGGGCATACCCTGGCGGAGGGCGCCGAGGCGGTCACCCGGGTCTACACCATGCGCAAGCGTTCGGTGGGGCTGCTGGGCAACGTCGAGGGCGAAGTGCGGCCACAGCCGTTCGTCGAGGACACCGCCGTGCCGCCGGAGCAGCTGGCTGACTACATCGCCGACTTCCGCGCGCTGCTTGACGGTTACGGCCTTGCCTACGGCATGTTTGGCCATGTCGATGCCGGCGTGCTGCACGTGCGTCCGGCGCTGGACATGAAGGACCCGGCCCAGGCCGCGCTGGTCAAGCCGATCTCCGATGCCGTGGCGGCGCTGACCCAGCGCTATGGCGGCCTGCTCTGGGGCGAGCATGGCAAAGGCCTGCGCTCGGAGTACGTACCGGAATACTTCGGCGAACTGTACCCGGCGCTGCAGCGTCTCAAGGGCGCCTTCGACCCGCACAACCAGCTCAACCCAGGCAAGATCTGCACCCCGCCTGACAGCGCCGAAGGCCTGACCCCCGTGGATGGCGTGACCCTGCGCGGTGACCTGGACCGCAGTATCGACGAGCGCGTCTGGCAAAGCTTCGGCAGCGCCGTGCACTGCAACGGCAACGGCGCCTGCTACAACTACGACCCCAACGACGCCATGTGCCCGTCGTGGAAGGCCACCCGTGAACGCCAGCACTCACCCAAGGGGCGTGCTTCGCTGATTCGCGAATGGCTGCGTCTGCAGGGCGAGGCGAACATCGATGTGCTCGCCGCCGCCCAACGCAAGGGGGCCTGGTTCATGGGGCTGCCGGCGCGCCTGCGCAACAGCCGTGCGCGCCAGCAGGGACAGGAAGACTTCTCCCACGAGGTATACGACGCCATGGCCGGCTGCCTGGCGTGCAAGTCCTGCGCCGGGCAGTGCCCGATCAAGGTCAACGTGCCGGACTTCCGCTCGCGCTTCCTCGAGCTGTACCACGGCCGCTACCAGCGCCCGTTGCGCGATTACCTGATCGGCTCGCTGGAGTTCACCATCCCGTACCTGGCCCATGCGCCGGGCCTGTACAACGCGGTGATGGGCTCGAAGTGGGTGAGCAGGCTGCTGGCGGACAAGGTCGGCATGGTCGACAGCCCGCTGATCAGCCGTTTCAACTTCCAGGCCACCCTGACCCGTTGCCGGGTCCAGGTGGCGAGCGTGCCGGCCCTGCGTGAGCTGACCCCGGCCCAGCGCGAGCGCAGCATCGTGCTGGTGCAGGATGCCTTCACCCGCTATTTCGAGACGCCACTGTTGGCCTCGTTCATCGAGCTGGCCCACCGCCTGGGGCACAAGGTGTTCCTCGCGCCCTATAGCGCCAACGGCAAGCCGTTGCACGTGCAGGGTTTCCTCGGTGCCTTCGCCAAGGCGGCGTTGCGCAACGCCACCCAGCTCAAGGCCCTGGCCGACTGCGGCGTGCCGTTGGTGGGGCTGGATCCGGCGATGACCCTGGTCTACCGCCAGGAGTACCAGAAGGTCGATGGCGTGGAGTGCCCGTCGGTGCTGCTGCCCCAGGAGTGGCTGATGAACGTGCTGCCCGAGCAGGCGCCGGCCAAGGGCGACAGCTTCCGCCTGATGGCCCACTGCACCGAGAAAACCAATGTGCCAGCCAGTACCAAGCAGTGGGAGCAGGTGTTCGCCCGCCTGGGGCTGAAGCTGGTCACCGAGGTCACCGGTTGCTGCGGCATGTCCGGTACCTATGGGCATGAAGCGCGCAACCAGGAAACCTCGAAGACCATCTTCGAGCAGTCCTGGGCGACCAAGCTGGACAAGCAGGGTGAGGCATTGGCGACCGGCTACTCGTGCCGCAGCCAGGTCAAGCGCATGACCGAGAAGCAGTTGCGTCATCCATTGGAGGTGGTGTTGCAGTACGCGCAGCGCTAG